In Leptospira saintgironsiae, one genomic interval encodes:
- a CDS encoding Crp/Fnr family transcriptional regulator has protein sequence MSNGFFQIVNYPKGSYVIVEGKKEAHNFFIIRQGKVRVTRENQVVGEDPNQLLGPGDFFGVVAAMSQHAQIESAIALTDVSLIQVSYDQFGTLIQKNTPVAMKIIRYFSMKLRQFDSTITRLSFRTAIEEDPNQLFAIGEYYFNQKNTLHAAYAFQKYLQYLPNGQFATQAKLKLQTVNQPVAPPPIDYTKFNRAYGDNEMIFCEHEPGRELYIIQHGKVKITKIVDSNEVLLAVLQSGDIFGEMALLDNKPRSASAIAWGEVQLLAINKANFEGMVKAQPQLATRLITLLSERIWTAYKQLANLLISDPQGRVADTLLTLVEKNRVKVIPKSTYNFEIGTKDLIKMVGLSYPKDENLVLDLISKNKFIKLDQGKISCTDLVELEKLVQAFRKKSQIDAKIKKRA, from the coding sequence ATGTCCAACGGCTTCTTTCAAATCGTGAATTACCCGAAAGGGTCCTATGTCATCGTCGAAGGCAAGAAAGAAGCTCATAATTTCTTTATTATCCGACAGGGCAAGGTCAGAGTTACCCGCGAAAACCAAGTGGTAGGCGAGGATCCAAATCAACTTTTGGGACCTGGGGATTTTTTCGGAGTGGTTGCTGCAATGAGTCAGCACGCTCAGATCGAATCCGCAATTGCTCTCACTGATGTTTCCTTAATTCAAGTAAGTTACGATCAGTTCGGGACTCTGATCCAAAAAAATACTCCGGTAGCAATGAAGATCATTCGCTACTTCTCTATGAAACTCAGACAGTTCGACTCTACGATCACACGTCTGTCTTTCCGCACAGCTATCGAAGAAGATCCGAATCAGTTATTCGCGATCGGAGAATATTACTTCAACCAGAAGAACACTCTTCATGCTGCTTACGCTTTCCAAAAGTATCTGCAATATCTTCCTAATGGTCAATTTGCTACTCAGGCAAAACTGAAATTACAAACAGTCAATCAACCTGTTGCTCCTCCTCCGATAGATTATACTAAGTTTAACCGTGCATACGGCGATAACGAAATGATCTTTTGCGAGCACGAACCTGGTAGAGAATTATATATCATCCAACACGGAAAAGTAAAGATCACTAAGATCGTGGATTCCAACGAAGTGCTTCTCGCTGTTTTACAAAGTGGGGACATTTTCGGAGAAATGGCATTATTAGATAATAAACCTAGATCCGCTTCTGCAATTGCTTGGGGAGAAGTTCAACTCCTTGCGATTAACAAGGCAAACTTTGAGGGAATGGTTAAGGCCCAGCCACAATTGGCAACTAGGCTGATCACACTTCTTTCTGAAAGGATTTGGACAGCTTATAAGCAGCTGGCTAACTTACTTATTTCTGATCCTCAAGGAAGGGTCGCTGATACTTTACTCACTCTTGTGGAAAAAAATAGAGTTAAGGTTATTCCTAAGTCTACTTACAATTTCGAGATCGGTACTAAAGACTTGATCAAGATGGTAGGATTGTCTTATCCTAAGGATGAGAACTTGGTTCTGGATCTGATCTCTAAAAACAAATTTATCAAATTAGATCAGGGGAAAATTTCCTGCACGGATCTTGTTGAATTAGAGAAGTTAGTACAAGCGTTCCGTAAAAAATCACAGATAGACGCTAAGATCAAAAAACGCGCTTAG
- a CDS encoding tetratricopeptide repeat protein, with protein MFSGFYFKGIHFPFFSNASSKTFGLSRILVLFLLIFSFSFSAFGQGENPSKQGPSDPDILFRIAEEAYKDRRFYKAAESLRNFLVLYPGNPKKNRVLGLLKDCFLKLDRPEKALEVSLDLYKMEPTGEFGLESYLEAGRLLAKMGEIDQAKQIFSSICRQSYSRAMAEKAALEFSGIDLLSEGEESSPEGESCREK; from the coding sequence TTGTTTTCCGGATTTTATTTTAAGGGCATACATTTTCCCTTTTTCTCAAACGCTTCTTCTAAAACATTTGGCCTCTCCCGAATTTTAGTCTTATTTCTTCTTATTTTTTCATTCTCCTTCTCTGCATTTGGCCAAGGGGAAAATCCTTCCAAACAAGGACCTTCTGATCCTGACATTTTGTTTAGGATCGCTGAAGAAGCTTATAAGGACCGTCGCTTTTACAAGGCAGCGGAAAGTCTTCGTAACTTCCTGGTTCTTTATCCGGGAAATCCTAAAAAAAACAGGGTGCTTGGCCTTCTTAAAGATTGTTTTCTGAAGTTGGATCGTCCCGAAAAAGCTTTAGAAGTGAGTCTGGACCTTTATAAAATGGAACCGACTGGAGAATTTGGGTTAGAATCCTACTTGGAAGCCGGGCGCCTTCTGGCTAAGATGGGAGAAATCGACCAGGCGAAGCAGATTTTCTCCTCTATTTGCAGACAATCTTACTCCAGAGCAATGGCAGAAAAAGCCGCCCTGGAATTCTCAGGTATCGATCTACTTTCGGAAGGGGAAGAATCTTCTCCGGAAGGGGAATCTTGTCGCGAAAAATAA
- the gmd gene encoding GDP-mannose 4,6-dehydratase — MKKALITGITGQDGSYLTELLLEKKYEVHGIVRRTSSLNRDRIEHLRGNPHLFLHYGDLTDSSNLNRVLEKVQPDEIYNLAAQSHVGVSFEVPEYTAEVDAVGTLRILDAIKQTGVKSRFYQASTSELYGKVQAVPQDEKTPFYPRSPYAVAKLYAYWAVVNYREAFGLHASNGILFNHESPRRGEGFVTRKITLGVAGLVSGKGGPIHLGNIDAKRDWGYAPDYVNMMWMMLQQSEPDDYVVATNETHTVREFIEESFRHLDIQVEWKGKGDQEKGYNKKDGKLLIEVDPNFYRPTEVDLLIGDPAKAKAKLGWEPKVKFKELVEIMIKADCKAAGINI; from the coding sequence ATGAAAAAGGCGCTTATTACAGGGATCACTGGACAAGACGGATCCTATCTTACCGAACTTCTTTTGGAAAAAAAATACGAAGTACACGGGATCGTCCGCAGAACCAGCTCTTTAAACCGGGATCGTATCGAACATCTTAGAGGGAACCCTCACCTTTTTCTACATTACGGAGACTTAACCGATTCCAGTAACCTAAACAGGGTTTTAGAAAAAGTCCAACCAGACGAAATTTATAATTTAGCAGCTCAATCTCACGTAGGAGTTTCTTTTGAAGTTCCTGAATACACTGCAGAAGTAGATGCGGTCGGAACTTTAAGAATTTTAGATGCAATCAAACAAACTGGAGTGAAGTCCAGATTCTACCAAGCTTCTACTTCTGAATTGTACGGAAAAGTCCAGGCAGTTCCTCAAGACGAAAAAACTCCATTCTATCCGAGATCACCTTACGCAGTCGCAAAATTATATGCATATTGGGCAGTTGTGAATTATAGAGAAGCATTCGGATTACATGCTTCTAACGGAATTTTATTTAACCATGAATCTCCAAGAAGGGGAGAAGGTTTCGTAACCAGAAAGATCACCCTTGGAGTCGCTGGACTCGTTTCTGGAAAAGGTGGCCCGATCCATTTAGGAAATATTGACGCAAAAAGAGACTGGGGTTATGCACCAGATTACGTAAATATGATGTGGATGATGTTACAACAATCAGAGCCGGATGATTACGTAGTAGCAACCAACGAAACACATACAGTTAGAGAATTTATAGAAGAATCTTTCAGACATCTAGACATCCAAGTAGAATGGAAAGGAAAAGGTGACCAAGAGAAAGGTTATAATAAAAAAGACGGAAAACTTTTAATCGAAGTAGATCCTAATTTTTACAGACCAACCGAAGTGGACCTTTTGATAGGTGATCCTGCAAAAGCAAAAGCAAAACTTGGTTGGGAACCTAAAGTTAAATTCAAAGAACTAGTAGAGATCATGATCAAAGCGGATTGTAAAGCTGCTGGGATTAATATCTAA
- a CDS encoding LIC10235 family protein, with translation MKPKKVTNDDLEKIIAGVKTQAVEAIGNYLYKGFRIQVSKYNLSGAERVQLLYQRRRKEGLCIVCGTKVGKKNPSTGRLYRLCEFHRKKIDKKK, from the coding sequence ATGAAACCAAAGAAAGTCACTAACGATGATTTGGAAAAGATCATCGCCGGGGTAAAAACTCAAGCTGTTGAAGCGATAGGTAATTACCTCTACAAAGGATTTCGCATTCAGGTTAGTAAATACAACCTGTCTGGGGCGGAGAGGGTTCAGCTCCTTTATCAAAGGAGAAGGAAAGAAGGTCTTTGTATCGTCTGCGGCACTAAAGTAGGTAAAAAAAATCCTTCTACTGGCAGGTTATATCGCCTCTGCGAATTCCACCGTAAGAAAATAGATAAAAAAAAGTAA